From Candidatus Hydrogenedens sp., a single genomic window includes:
- a CDS encoding DUF1559 domain-containing protein, with the protein MKREGFTLIELLVVIAIIAILAAILLPALARAREAARRSSCQNNLKQWGVIYKMYASEAKGGKFPPMQFEAYSHRRAIIALGPMVNTIYPEYLTDPAIILCPSDPENTMQSLIDQATGRFNLAEKRDAIDLSYVYTGWVLDKCEDTNPQIGIAEIMSLLPHIPHDFVLDNPDATGPQQFVALFVGLFTKAIGFLHGGSGESYFLAKSFELVDGDCPVINIMGTDPLGNGNTNTIYRLREGIERFLITDINNPAASNKAQSEIFVMHDTLSSMVKYFNHVPGGCNVLYMDGHVEFLRYSDKAPVSRGLALFLGTLVDRGRHDD; encoded by the coding sequence ATGAAACGAGAAGGTTTTACTCTCATTGAACTACTCGTAGTTATTGCAATTATTGCTATATTAGCGGCAATATTACTTCCTGCACTGGCACGCGCTCGTGAAGCGGCTCGTCGTTCAAGTTGTCAAAATAATCTTAAACAATGGGGAGTTATCTATAAAATGTATGCAAGTGAAGCGAAAGGTGGAAAATTTCCACCCATGCAATTCGAAGCATATTCGCATAGACGCGCCATCATTGCCCTTGGACCGATGGTCAACACAATCTATCCAGAGTATTTAACAGACCCGGCGATTATACTTTGCCCTTCCGACCCGGAAAACACGATGCAGAGCCTTATTGACCAAGCCACAGGACGATTTAATCTAGCTGAAAAGCGGGATGCTATTGATTTAAGTTATGTCTACACGGGTTGGGTTCTTGATAAATGTGAAGACACCAACCCACAGATTGGCATTGCAGAAATAATGTCTTTATTACCCCATATCCCTCATGATTTTGTGCTGGATAACCCAGATGCTACAGGACCTCAACAATTTGTTGCACTCTTTGTCGGTCTATTTACAAAAGCCATAGGTTTTTTACACGGCGGTAGTGGTGAATCTTATTTTCTTGCTAAAAGTTTTGAATTGGTAGACGGGGATTGTCCCGTTATAAACATTATGGGTACTGACCCTTTAGGAAATGGGAATACAAACACTATTTACCGATTAAGAGAAGGTATAGAACGGTTTCTTATCACGGATATTAACAATCCTGCCGCAAGTAATAAAGCCCAAAGTGAAATCTTTGTAATGCACGATACACTATCCAGCATGGTTAAATATTTTAATCATGTCCCCGGTGGTTGTAATGTGTTATATATGGATGGACATGTTGAATTTCTTCGATATTCCGATAAGGCTCCTGTGTCTCGTGGTTTAGCCTTATTTTTAGGAACATTAGTTGACCGTGGTAGGCATGACGATTAA